In Candidatus Acetothermia bacterium, the DNA window CGGGGAGCGATGTACGCCTGGGAGTCAGCCTACGACGGCCGCGAGGTCACCCCGCGGTGGGTTCCCAGGGGGGACGGAACGCTGATCTCCATCCTGACCGGGGAGTTGGAACACCATATCACCGCCGACGTGGCCTACGCAGTGTGGCAGTATTGGAAAACAACAGGCGATGACGAGTTCATGCGAACCTCCGGGGCGGAGATCATCTTGTCCACGGCCCAGTTCTGGGCGAGCCGGGTGGAAAAGGAAGGGGAGCAGTACGTCATCCGTCACGTGATCGGCCCAGACGAATACCATGAGGATGTGGATAACAATGCCTTCACCAACGCCATGGCCCGCTGGAACCTCCGAGCCGCAGCGGCGGTCTGGGAGTGGCTTGCCGGCTTTCCGGAGCACGCGGCTATGCTGATGGAGAAGCTTGGCTTGACCCCGGAGGAGGTCCGGGGCTGGACGGAAATCGCCAATCGCATCTACATCCCTTACGATAGCCGCACCGGGCTCCTCGAGCAGTTCCAGGGGTACTTCTCCCTGGAAGACGTGGAACTCGGTGCTCTTGAGCCCCGGACGTGTTCGGTGTGGGACCTCCTCGGGCCGGAGCGCACACGGCGGTTGCAGATCATAAAACAACCCGATGTGCTCATGCTTTTCTGCCTCCTCCCCGAAGAATTCCCCCCGGAGGCCCTGCGGGCAAACTGGGACTACTACGAGCCCCGAACCGACCACCGGTTTGGCTCCTCCCTTGGGCCCGCGGTCTACGCCATCTTGGCCTGCCGCGTTGGGGATCTGGATCGGGCTTATGAGCATTTCCTGCGGGCCGCGCTCGTGGACCTTCACGATCTGCGGGGAAACACAAGCGACGGGATCCATGCCGCCTCTTGCGGGGGGGTGTGGCAGGCGTTGGTGTTCGGGTTCGGCGGCCTTCGCTTCGGCGAAACCGGCCCCGTTGCCTGGCCTAACCTGCCCCGCCACTGGCGGTGTTTGAGGTTCTCCATTCGCTACCAGGGAAAGCTCTTCTCGTTCCGCCTGACCCCGGAGATGCAGGGCCCGGTAAGCCCCACCTCTTCTCAGTAAGGCCGGTGATAGAGCTGATCGAGGCCGGCAAGGCCCGTTCATGGGGGCGATCCGCAAGTCGCGCGGGTTGCGGAAACGGAGGGGGGTGTGGCTCCCTGGTCATGTTTGACTGGGGGGAGATCCGTCGGCTAGAATCACGTCGGCAACGAGGTTTGTTGAGCCGTTGCGAAGACAGATCACGGGGCGTGGCGCAGGCCGGAAGCGCGCCTGCTTTGGGAGCAGGAGGTCGCTGGTTCAAATCCAGTCGCCCCGACCAAAACTGCTCTTCCCGGCTATGGCGCGTGGAAGTCGCCGGCGAGCAGGCGGGCCGCCGCCAATAGGTCCGGGGCGGTCAGGCAGTCCAGCCCCTCGTGCACTCCGTCGCGGTCGAGGAGGATCGGGGTGATCCCCACCGCCCGGGGCCCCATCACGTCGTATTCGTACACATCGCCGATGTGCACGACCTCGTGGGGTTTCGCCCCCACCTCCGCTAGCGCGTACGCCCACATCTCGGGATTGAGCTTCCCGTGGGGGGCAGCGGCATCCAAGGGGCTCACGAAACACGTGAAGTACCCGCTGATCCCGTGCCGCTCCACGCTCCGCCGGATCGTGCTCGGTGTCCGATGGGACACGATCCCCAGCGCGATCCCCTCATCCCGCAGGAGCCGCAGCGCCTCCGGAACCTCCGGGTACAGGAGCTCCCCCATCTCCTCGGGCAGGCGCTCCCACATGTCCTCCACCTGCTCCGCAAGACGGGCGATCACGCGCTCGTCCCCAATCCCAAGGCGGCCGAGGAGGCGTCGGTCGAGCTCGATGAACTTCTCCCGGGTCCACTGGGTGAAATCGCCAAGGTTCGCGTTCTCCCAGTCCTCGGTCTCCCGGTACGCGCGCTCGACCTCGACAAGCTCCACGGGGTAGCCCAGCTTGGTCAGCATCCGCTGGAGAAAACGGGGTGGGTGAAACCCGTCCGGGAAGTGGACGAGGGTCCCGTCCATGTCCAAGAACACTGCCCTGATCTTACCGTCGCGCAATCGAACCCCTGCGTCCAGGGGACGCGGAAGATCACGGCGCTCCTGAGCTTACCTGCGCCGTGAGTCTAGGGGATGACCTTGTACACCGCGTCGTCCTCACGGACGCGGCCGGTCACCTTGACCGCCACCTCGTCGCCGGGCTTGGCCTCCTGAACTTCCTTGTGTTCGATCTGCATCGACTCCACGCACTGGGTGAGATCGGTGCTCCGCCCGCGGATGCGGATCGTGTCGCCCACCTTCAGGGGATCGGTGAGGGCGAACACGGCCACGCCGATGCGGGCAAAGAAGTGGGTCACCTTGCCGATACGCCTCTCTTCCATGATCGTCACCCCCAGGAGATCATACCCGCCGGGGCGCGCCCTTGGCCAACGCAGCCCCCTACAACCGCTCGCGCTTCGGGGGGCGGCCCATCAGCTCGTCCACCTTGGCCAGCGGAACGGCGCCCTCATACAGGATCGCGTACACCGCCTCGGTGATCGGCATCTCCACCCCGCGCGCCCGCGCGAGCGCCCGCACGGCCTGGGCGGCGTACACCCCCTCGGCGACCATGTCCATCCCGGCCAGGATGTCGCCGAGGCCCTCCCCGCGCCCGATCCGCTCCCCCACCAGCCGGTTCCGGCTGTGCCGCGAGGTACAGGTGGTCACAAGGTCTCCAAGGCCGGAGAGCCCGAACAACGTTTCCTTGCGCGCTCCAATGTGCACCGCCAGCCGCACCATCTCCGCGAGTCCCCGGGCGACGAGGGCCCCTTTCGCGTTGTCCCCGTAGCCGAGGCCATCGCACATCCCAGCGGCCACAGCGATCACGTTCTTCACCGTGGCCCCGTACTCGACCCCGCACAGGTCGTCGGTGAGGTAGACGCGGAACCGGTCGGTCATCAGGGCTTCCTGAAGTTTCGCGCCGAGGTCCACGTCCCGACCGGCGAGGACCACCGCTGTCGGCTCGTCCCGGCCCACCTCCTCGGCATGAGAGGGTCCAGACAGGGCGAACACGGGGCTCCCCGCTAGCTCCTCCGCCAGGACCTCGGACATGGTCGCGAGCGTCCCCCGCTCGATCCCCTTGGCCAGGCTGACCAGGGCCACCGGGCGGTGCTCCCCCAGCACGCCCGCCAGTCGCCGGGCGATCGGGCGCATGGCGAAGCTGGGCACGGCGAACAGGAACACTTCCCCGTGCGCCGCGGCTTGGCCGAGATCGGAGGTGATGACGAGGCTTGCGGGGAGCTCGACCCCAGGCAGGTACTTCCGGTTCTCCCGCTCC includes these proteins:
- a CDS encoding HAD family hydrolase produces the protein MRDGKIRAVFLDMDGTLVHFPDGFHPPRFLQRMLTKLGYPVELVEVERAYRETEDWENANLGDFTQWTREKFIELDRRLLGRLGIGDERVIARLAEQVEDMWERLPEEMGELLYPEVPEALRLLRDEGIALGIVSHRTPSTIRRSVERHGISGYFTCFVSPLDAAAPHGKLNPEMWAYALAEVGAKPHEVVHIGDVYEYDVMGPRAVGITPILLDRDGVHEGLDCLTAPDLLAAARLLAGDFHAP
- a CDS encoding translation elongation factor-like protein, which produces MEERRIGKVTHFFARIGVAVFALTDPLKVGDTIRIRGRSTDLTQCVESMQIEHKEVQEAKPGDEVAVKVTGRVREDDAVYKVIP
- a CDS encoding NAD(P)-dependent glycerol-3-phosphate dehydrogenase, coding for MKMTVLGGGGWGTAMARLLALRGHDTCLWVRDPARAGALARERENRKYLPGVELPASLVITSDLGQAAAHGEVFLFAVPSFAMRPIARRLAGVLGEHRPVALVSLAKGIERGTLATMSEVLAEELAGSPVFALSGPSHAEEVGRDEPTAVVLAGRDVDLGAKLQEALMTDRFRVYLTDDLCGVEYGATVKNVIAVAAGMCDGLGYGDNAKGALVARGLAEMVRLAVHIGARKETLFGLSGLGDLVTTCTSRHSRNRLVGERIGRGEGLGDILAGMDMVAEGVYAAQAVRALARARGVEMPITEAVYAILYEGAVPLAKVDELMGRPPKRERL